The following nucleotide sequence is from Lysobacter panacisoli.
GACGTTGGGACGGCCAACGAGGGCGACTAGCGGAAGCATGGCAGGGACCGGGACGGAATGAGGGGTCGGTTCGGGTTCGAGTCGGGCGACGCTGGTCGCGGCCGGCGTGCGACCAACCCGGTCCGATCCGGAGGGGAATCGGGGTACGGCATGATGACGGGCCGGGCGTGAAAAGGGAAACGGCCCGGGCTCTCGCCCGGACCGTTTCGTCCTCGCTGGTGTCGCTGGACGGTTACTGCAGGCGGAACGCGGTCAGCTCGCCGTTCACGTTCTGCACGATGGCGATGCCGTCGGCGACGACCGGCGCCGCCTTCACTGCCTTGCCGCCGACGCGCTCGCGCGCGGCGAACTCGCCGTTTTCCAGCTTGATCCAGTGCACGTAGCCGTCGAAATCGCCGACGACCGCGTAGTCGCCCTGCACGGCCGCGCCGCTCACGTTGCGACGGGCCAGGCCGTCCTGCTGCCACATGGCGCTGCCGCCGGCCTTGTCCAGACCGAAGACGATGCCGGTGGGATCGGTCACGACCAGACGCTCGGTGCCCAGGCCGATGCGGCCCGCACCGCCGTGGTCGCTCGACCACATCGGACGACCGCTCGGGGCATCGATGGCCATCGTCTGCTTCTTGAAACTGGAGGCGTACAGCGTGGTGCCGTCCAGCACCGGGGTGCCGTCGACGTCGGCCATGCGGTCCAGCTCGGTGCGGCCTTCCGGCTGCGCGATCGACTGTTCCCACAGCGGACGGCCGTCGGTGGCCGACAACGCCGAGACGGTACCGTCGTCGCTGCCGATGAACACGTAGCCCGGGCCCAGCACCGGTGCGTCGTTGCCACGCACGGAAAGCATCGGCACGTCCTGCACCCAGAACCAGCGACGCTCGCCGGTGGCTGCGTCGAGCGCGGTCAGGCGGCCGTCGTTGGAGCGCACGAAGACGAGGCTGAGGCCGATCACCGGAGCGGCGATGACTTCATTCGGCACGTGCGCCTTCCACTTCTCCGCGCCGGTGGCGGCGTCGATGGCGATTACCTCACCATTGAGTCCACCGACAACGACCAGGCCATCGCCCACACCCGGACCGCCGGACAGCAGCACGTCGGCCTTCTTGTCGGGACGGTATTCCCAGACCTGCTTGCCGGTCTGGAGGTCGAACGCATGGACGCCGCCTTCGATCGCCGCGGCATAGACGCGACCGTCGGCCACGACCGGCCCCTGGCGCACGCCGATGCGGCCTTCGCCCTTGCCGGCGTTGGCCGACCACATCTTGGCCACGGTGACCGTGGGCGTGATCTTGGTCAGTTCGACCGGCTCATTCGGCTTGCCGTCGTCCTTCTTGCCGTCTCCGCCGAACCAGCCCTTGATGGTCGTGCAACCCGCGAGCGAGGCCGCGCACAGCAGGACGATGGAGGAACGCAGCAGCATCGAGCGGTGCTTCATCAGGACTTGGCCTCGGGCTTGGCGGGCGTACCGCCGACTTCAGTGAGCTTGAGTTCGACCACGCGCCGTTGCGGCGAGGCCACGTCGAGCTTGGACAGCGCCTGCGCGTACGAAGTTCGCGCCTGCTCCAGCTGGCCCAGCGCGAACTGCGCGTCGCCGCGGACTTCGATCGCCGACGCCGACGTCGCACTGGCGACGAGCTTCAGCGCGGCGTCGGCCTGCTTGGCTTCGATCAGCAGGCGAGCGAGTCGCTGGTTGACGATGTCGGTGATCGCCGGATCGTCGCTGCGGATGCCGCGCAACGTCGCCATCGCGGCGTCGTGCTGCTGGGCATCGACCTGCGCGTGGGCCAGTTCGAGCGAGGCCAGGGCGCGGTACGGACCTTCGCCCAACGCCTTGACCTTGGCCTCGGCGGCCTTGTCCTTGGCTTCGATGGCGTCGAGTGCGGCCTGGTACTGCGATGCCTGCTCCATCTGCTGCTGGGTGCCGCGGTGTTCCCACCACTTCCAGCCGCCGATGGCCGCCAGGCCCAGCGCGATGCCGCCAATCAGGCCAGCGCCGTTATTGCGCAGCCACTGCAGGACGCGTTCGCTTTGTTCGTGTTCGTCGAGAAGATCGTCTAACGCCATTCGAAGGCTGCCATGCTCTGTCGACCCGCCATGCGGCGGGAATCCAATGAGGAACACCGGCCCGCGATGCAGGCCGGTGCGAAGGGATCACCTGCAGCGCGGCTCAGTCCGAGACCGGCGCGAGGGAACCGTCAGAGGATAGCGTAAAGCGCGCCACATTCGCTCGGCTGAACGGCGTCAGATCGACCGTCCTGCCGGCCTGGCGGACCTCCACGGCAGAGGAGTTGCCGAGCACCACGCGCGAGATTTCGCTGGCCGAGTAGCTGCGCTGCTGGCCGGCGCCGAGTTCGCCGCTTTCGAGGATACGACCGTCGGCGCCACGCACTTCCACCCAGCTGTTGCCGGTGAAGTTGAGCGACAGCGCGGCGGTGTTGGCCTGCGTGGGCAGGGTCGCCATCGAGGCCACCAGCGGCGTGCGGTGCTGCACGGCCGCCGCGGCCGTCGAGGCGGTGGTGGTTGCCGGCGC
It contains:
- the bamB gene encoding outer membrane protein assembly factor BamB; translated protein: MKHRSMLLRSSIVLLCAASLAGCTTIKGWFGGDGKKDDGKPNEPVELTKITPTVTVAKMWSANAGKGEGRIGVRQGPVVADGRVYAAAIEGGVHAFDLQTGKQVWEYRPDKKADVLLSGGPGVGDGLVVVGGLNGEVIAIDAATGAEKWKAHVPNEVIAAPVIGLSLVFVRSNDGRLTALDAATGERRWFWVQDVPMLSVRGNDAPVLGPGYVFIGSDDGTVSALSATDGRPLWEQSIAQPEGRTELDRMADVDGTPVLDGTTLYASSFKKQTMAIDAPSGRPMWSSDHGGAGRIGLGTERLVVTDPTGIVFGLDKAGGSAMWQQDGLARRNVSGAAVQGDYAVVGDFDGYVHWIKLENGEFAARERVGGKAVKAAPVVADGIAIVQNVNGELTAFRLQ
- a CDS encoding YfgM family protein, producing the protein MALDDLLDEHEQSERVLQWLRNNGAGLIGGIALGLAAIGGWKWWEHRGTQQQMEQASQYQAALDAIEAKDKAAEAKVKALGEGPYRALASLELAHAQVDAQQHDAAMATLRGIRSDDPAITDIVNQRLARLLIEAKQADAALKLVASATSASAIEVRGDAQFALGQLEQARTSYAQALSKLDVASPQRRVVELKLTEVGGTPAKPEAKS